attccgaatgataatcaaccatccggctacggcggccgcctttaaCTTCATCTGAAAGACCAAGTGTTGGCAAAAGTTTTGCAattcaaaaaaactttatttaattagggtttacaaaaatgaattaaaaaatttggtagCTCTCGCTGCCCTGCTGTCTGTTCGCGTACTGCCCTTTTTCCTACACGCCTTTCGATTTCCTTTGTTTCTcccgttttcttcttttttcatcgACCAATCACCGATCGACACGTATTCAATGTTGCTTTTGAGCCACAGTGGGATCTATCCTGACCGTGCTGCCAGACTGTTCGTAACACTCCCCCCTGGTATATCCTGCCGATTAGCATGTACCGAGCTTTTCAGATCTAGAACGGCTATTTTAGCATCAGGTCTTTCATAGATTCCACAGATTGTCTGGAGAGTAGCGCTTCGAACCCTTCCGTCGGCACTCGTTCGCGCGCCAATTACCTTACCCTTGGGCCAAGAGTTCCTTGGGTTGTTTGGATCAACTATGTATGCAATATCTCCGACTTTTATTGCTTTTACGTCTTCGAACCATTTAGTTCTCCTAGTGCTAATGGGCAAATATTCGGTGACCCAACGTCGCCAGAATGCGTCCGCAAGGTTTTGTGATGTTCGCCAGTTACGACGCATTAGGACGCCCTCAGTAACTGGTTCTGCAATCGGCTTAACACCATTGGAGCTGCCTAATAGGAAGTGGTTGGGTGTTAGTGCCTCTTCTTCTTCGTGGTCAATAGGAATATAAGTCAACGGTCGCGAGTTAACTGTCATCTCCACCTCCATTAAAGCAGCACGAAGAATCTCGTCATTTGGACAGTTAGATGTCAATATCTGTTGTAGGACGTCCTTGACTGAGCGAACTAGCCGCTCCCATGCTCCGCCCATGTGTGGAGACGCGGGTGGTATGAAATGCCAGTTGGTTGCGGCCGAAGTGAAGGTTATCGTCAATCGATTTTGGTCTACGAGCGTAAACGCAGATTTCAGTTCCCTCTCAGCGCCTTTGAAATTTGTACCGTTGTCACTCCATATCTCCAATGGGCTCCCTCTACGCGCcataaaattacgtacggcCAAAATGCAGGAGTCTGTAGAAAGCGAATATGCCACTTCGAGATGCACCGCTCTGGTTGTCAGACAGGTGAATAATACCCCATATCTCTTTTCGGTGCTCCTTTTAACCGTGACCAGAAGTGGGCCAAAGTAGTCAACCCCTACATAGGAAAATGGACGACAAAATTGTGCGATGCGGGCTGTAGGTAAGCAAGCCATTCTAGGTGGACGTGGTTGAGTGCTTCTGTTTTTGCATACCTGACAGCTGCGTCGAATTCGATTAACTGCGATGCGAAGTTTTAAAATCCAAAAGTGTTGCCGAATTTCATTGACGACTGTCTCCGAGTTCACATGATGATATTTAACATGAAGGTGATTTATAATTAAGTGCGTAATGTGATGATTGCTCGGCAGCAAAACTTGGTCTGTGCGCCCTATTATTTTAACTCGGCCATCTATTCGCAAAACACCATTGTCATCCAGATAGGGtgataatttgaatattttgctaGATTTGTCAGCGGCCTTCCCAACCGATACAGATATTATTGAATCATTGAAAACGTCTTGCTGGGCTTTCCTCCAAAGAAAGTTTTCTGCCTTACGAAAATCGTCGGTAGTGGCAACGCTACGTAAGACTTGATTATCTCGCACTACGCTTAACCAAATACGAGCGCAGTACAAGGTCGTGGCGGTTGCTCGGAGGAGACGGTCCCATGTAGAAAATCTCTCAGGTTTGGGCACCATAAGAAGTTGTTCTGAAATTCTACAATGAGCTCCAATAAACTGAGGACGGAGTTCTTCTGTTGAAATACTTTGCGGTCCGTTAGACACGGGCCATTCGTCACACGGAAGATATAAAAAAGATGGTCCACTAAACCATCGGCTATCGTTAGAAAAATCTGGATCACTATTCCATTTGGTGGATTCGTCAGCAACGTTTGCTGCAGTCGGCACCCAGCGCCACTCACTGACGTCGGTAAGTTCTAGAATTTCACTAACTCGGAAAGCCACAAACTGTTTGTAGCGGCGATGATCAGCATACAGCCAGGCTAATACCGTTCGTGAAACTGACCAGTATACGGAGCTATCAAGGTGGATAGAATGCGACTCGATGATATGCTTAGCAAGGCGAGCTCCCAACAGTGCTGCCTTTAGTTCCAGGCGAGGTATGGACAATAATTTAGGCGGAGCCACTCCGGTTTTACTGGCGATCATCATACAGTCGATTGAATTACCATGTGAGTATCGTAGGTAGCACACAGCTGCATAGCTACTTGCGCTTGCATCTACAAAGGTATGTAGCTCTATTTTAGGTGTATCGTCAAATTTGATTCGCGCATAAGAACGTGGAATCCTTGGGTTTTCTATTTTTGGAATAAGCTTAATCCACCGCAGCCATTTCGCAAATTGGTCATCTGGAATTGGGTCGTCCCAGTCGCATCCAGCTCGCCATATTTCCTTCAAGATAACTTTGGCGTATACAACGTAGAAACCTATCAGCCCAACTGGGTCGTATATGGTCATAACCAAGCTCAAAACTTCGCGCTTTGTAGGTCGCCGCTGAGAAAGTAAAAGATCAGAATTCTTATATTTGGATGATACACGAAAGGCGAAGTGTTCACTAGAGGTAACCCACCACATGCCTAGTACCTTCTCAGTTGGCTGCTCGTTCTCAAAATCAAGGCATAGTGCATCAGTGGAGCTGCCATTTAGGGCGATTAGCACACGACttgaattcgataaaaaatttcttatgtGAAAACCTCCCATCGCATGTACGTCACGCACATCTCTCGCTAACTTAATAGCTTCTTCTTCAGTATCCACGCTAACTAACATATCGTCGACGTAGTGGTTTTCTATTATGCACTGCGAAGCACCAGGGAACTCTTCACGATATTCGGCTGCATTTTTGTTCTTGACATATTGAGCGCAGCTGAGCGAACATGTGGCCCCAAAGGTCATAACCGTCATCACGAATGTAGTTGGCTCGTTGGCATTCTGTTCATACCAAAGAAAACGCATTGGTAGGCTATTGGGTAGCTGCATTTTAGGATGCTTCCACAATAAGATGGTTCGATATCGATTGCCAACTCGCACTCAGCCTCGTGGAGTTCAGCCTGTGTGGAGCAGTCGCAAATGTGAAAGACAGGGTGCGCCGCATCATGGTTTGTACTTGATGCTTGTCCTTTCAATGTCCATCCGAGTTTGGACTTCTCTGCTATTGGCTCATTTTCACG
The Anastrepha ludens isolate Willacy chromosome X, idAnaLude1.1, whole genome shotgun sequence DNA segment above includes these coding regions:
- the LOC128870084 gene encoding uncharacterized protein LOC128870084, producing the protein MTVMTFGATCSLSCAQYVKNKNAAEYREEFPGASQCIIENHYVDDMLVSVDTEEEAIKLARDVRDVHAMGGFHIRNFLSNSSRVLIALNGSSTDALCLDFENEQPTEKVLGMWWVTSSEHFAFRVSSKYKNSDLLLSQRRPTKREVLSLVMTIYDPVGLIGFYVVYAKVILKEIWRAGCDWDDPIPDDQFAKWLRWIKLIPKIENPRIPRSYARIKFDDTPKIELHTFVDASASSYAAVCYLRYSHGNSIDCMMIASKTGVAPPKLLSIPRLELKAALLGARLAKHIIESHSIHLDSSVYWSVSRTVLAWLYADHRRYKQFVAFRVSEILELTDVSEWRWVPTAANVADESTKWNSDPDFSNDSRWFSGPSFLYLPCDEWPVSNGPQSISTEELRPQFIGAHCRISEQLLMVPKPERFSTWDRLLRATATTLYCARIWLSVVRDNQVLRSVATTDDFRKAENFLWRKAQQDVFNDSIISVSVGKAADKSSKIFKLSPYLDDNGVLRIDGRVKIIGRTDQVLLPSNHHITHLIINHLHVKYHHVNSETVVNEIRQHFWILKLRIAVNRIRRSCQVCKNRSTQPRPPRMACLPTARIAQFCRPFSYVGVDYFGPLLVTVKRSTEKRYGVLFTCLTTRAVHLEVAYSLSTDSCILAVRNFMARRGSPLEIWSDNGTNFKGAERELKSAFTLVDQNRLTITFTSAATNWHFIPPASPHMGGAWERLVRSVKDVLQQILTSNCPNDEILRAALMEVEMTVNSRPLTYIPIDHEEEEALTPNHFLLGSSNGVKPIAEPVTEGVLMRRNWRTSQNLADAFWRRWVTEYLPISTRRTKWFEDVKAIKVGDIAYIVDPNNPRNSWPKGKVIGARTSADGRVRSATLQTICGIYERPDAKIAVLDLKSSVHANRQDIPGGSVTNSLAARSG